CTGAACAGTAATTTCAGGCATCCTGTCTTTCGTAGCGTTATCGTCAGGCCAGTTTTTGAGTTCTACAAGCACGTTTTTAGCTTCATCGTATGTTTTTTGCTCGAATAAAAGGACACTCAAAAGAAAGAGAGGATCAGGCAGATACGCGCTGCGGGGATTTCTTGCTCTGATTTTCTCTATCTTTTCCCTGAGATCCGCAATGTCCGCAACTGATGTGTCCCGCATGGCTTGACGATAATACAGCACTTCGATAGGCTCTGTGGTTCCAAGTTCGCTGGTAAGTCTCTTTGCGTAGACCTCTGCAGTGGCTTCATCGCCAATTCCCTGGTAGTAATCGAAAAGGGAAGCCAAACCGTATCCGTACGCATCCTTGTAAACAGGCCTGTTTCTGGTCATTTTCCCCTTGATTTCTTCGGTTTTTGCCACTGCTTTATCCACTTGCTTGGCGCGAATGAAGAACTCTATAATCTTTCGTGACGCCTCGCCGGCCGTATTACGCTGAGGGAATGAATCCGCAATGTGCTGGTAAACCTGAAGAGCATCTCCGTAAAAGTTCAACTGCTCAAAGCACCTGCCGCGCCAGAAGAGCGCGCGATCGATGAGACTATCGGCTATTTCATTATAGTGAATATCAGATGTAGCTTCCTCGCGTCTAACTGCGATGCGCATATCGTTCCTGTAAGCAGCCTCGTCAAAGAACCAGTTGGCAGCATTCTGGTAATCCCCTTTATAAAAATGAGCAAGACCCTGGCCATAGGCGGCAAGAACAAGCGCATCCGTTTTCAATGTGTTAGCAATAATATTATCGAAGCTGGCAATAGCGTCATCAAAACGTCTCGCTTCCATGTTGTACCAAGCAATCGAAACCTTTGCAAGAGTGCTCATGTAAGATTCGGGGTACTTTTCAAGAATCGCTTGATACAACACTCTGGCATCTTCGCGCCGCTTTATGTTGCGAATTTCTCCTCTAGTATATGATGAGTAATACGTTGCATCCGCTTGGTTGTAGAGAAGGTATGCACGCCAATCGCCGCCGTATTGAATCGCAACCGAGTCTTGCTTGAACAGCGAAAGGTACGTTTTCGGTCTCGACATTGCGTCGCTATAGCTCGCTTGTTGATCTTGCCGGTTGAGAGCTAAGAGAGCCATCGTCATGGTTCCTTCGTATATCAGAAGCTCTTCTGGTGGCGCATCCGCGTTAGGAATATTCGTAGTAACCGCATTATAATAGTTGAGCGCTTGAGTGTAATTTGCCTGATCAAATTCAATATTTCCGAGAACCATACTGGAGAGATTCTCCATCATACCCTGGCCGCGGTTCGTAAGAGCAATCCTTCCGAGCCTTTGGGCCTCTGCCTTGGCTATATCAAGATTCCCTTCTTTACGATTTATCTCGTAAAGCCGATACGTTGTGTAGAAATCAACCATCGAGTTTGGAGCTACAATTCTTGCCTGCTCAAAGGAAAACATCGCGCTATCCGCCAACTTGAGTTCTCTGTATGCCTCGCCTCTCATAAAGTAGGCATGGGCGGCAAGGACCTGACCATTCCTGTTAGGATCGGTAAGCTTGCTCAACAAATCGACAGAGTAGCGGTATTCCCTATCGTGGTAGTAAGTACAAGCAAGGTAATACTCAGCAAAAGGTCTCAGAGCGGTCTGCGGATACTTTGTCATGAAATCTCTAAAAACATTCTTTGCCGTTGCGTAATCCATATTGAAAAACGACATCTCTGCGCGGCTGAAATCGACAAGTTCTTCCAGGTTGGTGTCATCCGACAATTCAGTAAGTATTGAACGAATATCGCTGAAAAAGGCCGGATCGCGCGAATTTATCAGGCTTCGCGCAAGGAAAAGCTTGTCTACCGGGTATTCCTTATCTTTTAGATGATCGAATGCAGTTTTATAGTCTTTGCGAATGAGATAATCCGCGATACCCATTCCGCCCATGTCCTGCGCTTCATCAAGGAATCTCTGCGCCCTCTGCACCTCGCCTATCTGGAAGTAGCACAAGCCGAGAGAAAACTTGATTTGAGGAGCAAGGTAGGCGTAACGGGAGTCGGCGGGGATGTCTTCGTTCAGGGCTTTTTCC
This DNA window, taken from bacterium, encodes the following:
- a CDS encoding tetratricopeptide repeat protein; the encoded protein is MKKAAALVAILIVAGALFGQATDKFMSDYEKAEKLLSQRNYQQAYETYNGLIRDAGSRGFAAEMKYRTAQCAYNLGRFEVAISLLEKALNEDIPADSRYAYLAPQIKFSLGLCYFQIGEVQRAQRFLDEAQDMGGMGIADYLIRKDYKTAFDHLKDKEYPVDKLFLARSLINSRDPAFFSDIRSILTELSDDTNLEELVDFSRAEMSFFNMDYATAKNVFRDFMTKYPQTALRPFAEYYLACTYYHDREYRYSVDLLSKLTDPNRNGQVLAAHAYFMRGEAYRELKLADSAMFSFEQARIVAPNSMVDFYTTYRLYEINRKEGNLDIAKAEAQRLGRIALTNRGQGMMENLSSMVLGNIEFDQANYTQALNYYNAVTTNIPNADAPPEELLIYEGTMTMALLALNRQDQQASYSDAMSRPKTYLSLFKQDSVAIQYGGDWRAYLLYNQADATYYSSYTRGEIRNIKRREDARVLYQAILEKYPESYMSTLAKVSIAWYNMEARRFDDAIASFDNIIANTLKTDALVLAAYGQGLAHFYKGDYQNAANWFFDEAAYRNDMRIAVRREEATSDIHYNEIADSLIDRALFWRGRCFEQLNFYGDALQVYQHIADSFPQRNTAGEASRKIIEFFIRAKQVDKAVAKTEEIKGKMTRNRPVYKDAYGYGLASLFDYYQGIGDEATAEVYAKRLTSELGTTEPIEVLYYRQAMRDTSVADIADLREKIEKIRARNPRSAYLPDPLFLLSVLLFEQKTYDEAKNVLVELKNWPDDNATKDRMPEITVQLARVYISSESYQDAITQLEAWTRYYEQGDNARLDLAPSVYYYLGLSYMRLAESEQSPQVRAGNYRKAISNLQTIKDRYKDSDFYKRTGVSADVDRLIEQCKRKIG